Proteins from a genomic interval of Oceanispirochaeta crateris:
- a CDS encoding GGGtGRT protein: MALFESYERRIKQIEVVLKENGISSLEEARKICTDKGFDPYEIVKETQNIAFENASWAYVLGAAIAVKRGIKKASEAAEVLGEGLQAFCIPGSVADQRKVGIGHGNLAARLLSDESNCFCFLAGHESFAAAEGAIKIAQNANTVRKAPLRVILNGLGKDAAYLISRINGFNYVETKYNYETGELAVVKETKFSDGDRGTINCYGVDDVSEGVAVMHKEGVDVSITGNSTNPTRFQHPTAGIYKKECNEQGKDFFSVASGGGTGRTLHPDNMAAGPASYGMTDTMGRMHSSAQFAGSSSVPAHVEMMGLIGMGNNPMVGASVAVAVAVEKAMA, translated from the coding sequence ATGGCACTGTTTGAAAGTTATGAAAGAAGAATAAAACAGATTGAAGTAGTTCTCAAAGAGAACGGCATCTCATCCCTTGAAGAAGCTAGGAAGATCTGTACCGATAAAGGCTTCGATCCTTATGAAATCGTTAAAGAAACACAGAATATCGCTTTTGAAAACGCCAGCTGGGCTTACGTTCTCGGGGCGGCTATTGCTGTTAAACGGGGCATAAAAAAAGCCAGTGAGGCTGCTGAGGTTTTGGGTGAAGGCCTTCAGGCTTTCTGTATTCCCGGTTCTGTTGCAGATCAGCGAAAAGTCGGTATTGGTCATGGAAATTTGGCCGCCAGACTCCTGAGCGATGAATCCAACTGCTTCTGTTTCCTTGCTGGTCATGAGTCATTTGCAGCCGCTGAAGGTGCAATTAAGATTGCCCAGAATGCCAATACTGTTAGAAAAGCACCCCTGCGGGTAATCCTGAACGGACTTGGTAAGGATGCAGCCTACCTGATTTCCAGAATCAACGGGTTCAACTATGTAGAAACCAAGTACAACTATGAAACAGGGGAACTTGCCGTTGTGAAGGAAACCAAATTCTCCGATGGAGACAGAGGGACCATCAACTGTTATGGTGTGGATGATGTTTCTGAAGGTGTTGCTGTTATGCACAAAGAGGGCGTAGATGTTTCCATTACAGGTAACTCTACAAACCCCACAAGATTCCAGCACCCCACAGCAGGTATCTATAAAAAAGAGTGCAATGAGCAGGGAAAAGACTTCTTTTCTGTAGCCTCCGGTGGAGGAACAGGACGGACTCTGCATCCTGACAATATGGCTGCCGGTCCTGCTTCCTATGGTATGACCGATACCATGGGTAGAATGCACTCCAGCGCTCAGTTCGCAGGGTCATCTTCCGTACCGGCTCACGTAGAAATGATGGGACTCATCGGAATGGGAAATAACCCCATGGTCGGTGCTTCTGTTGCCGTGGCGGTTGCCGTCGAAAAAGCAATGGCCTGA
- a CDS encoding sigma 54-interacting transcriptional regulator, which yields MAEKCPHCNDQTWKELNFISSISQLLLSGNDIDRLLRQVLQSLCVHHSYKRGMISIFNRKAGSILIKEAFGVSDEEKAKGIYYPGEGITGEVVETGRTILVPLIREDARFLNRTGTLNNLGESSFLCVPIRTGVQIIGTISVVKDYSPDSCLDGDEQLLQILASMIAQTAQHSRSRDEESIQKIQEEYSGCEDPVKHPPNIIGNSKALQPVYQMIQKVAPANSTILILGESGVGKELVAEAIHYASTRAGRAFVKLNCAALPETIIESELFGHEKGAFTGALNPRKGRFELAQEGTLFLDEIGEISPGIQAKLLRVLQEREFERVGGSVTIKVDVRIIAATNKNLEEKVRSGEFREDLFYRLNIIPITVPPLRARPTDILLLSDFFIEKYNHLNGKDVHRISTSAIDMLISYHWPGNVRELENSIERAVILSEDRVIHGYHLPPSLQMADPHLGTREIHGTLQQKLDSIEYEMIVETLKSTRGNLSRAAEQLGLTNRMMGIRARKYNIDFKTFRRNNSFLLADEASCG from the coding sequence ATGGCGGAGAAGTGCCCTCATTGTAATGATCAAACTTGGAAAGAGCTGAATTTTATATCCAGCATCAGCCAACTGCTGCTCAGCGGAAATGATATTGATAGACTTCTGAGGCAGGTTCTGCAGAGCCTCTGTGTGCATCACAGCTACAAAAGGGGAATGATTTCTATCTTTAACAGAAAGGCCGGTTCTATCCTGATTAAGGAAGCCTTTGGGGTGTCCGATGAGGAAAAAGCCAAAGGCATTTACTATCCTGGTGAAGGCATCACGGGAGAAGTCGTCGAAACTGGACGGACCATTCTTGTCCCTCTGATTCGTGAGGATGCACGTTTTCTCAATAGAACAGGCACGCTTAACAACCTCGGGGAGAGTTCCTTTCTTTGTGTTCCCATCCGAACGGGGGTACAGATAATAGGAACCATCAGTGTGGTCAAGGATTATTCTCCTGATTCCTGTTTGGATGGGGATGAACAGCTGTTGCAGATTCTGGCGTCCATGATTGCCCAGACGGCTCAGCATAGCAGATCCAGAGATGAAGAGAGCATTCAGAAAATTCAGGAAGAATATTCAGGCTGTGAAGATCCCGTTAAACACCCACCCAATATCATCGGCAATTCCAAGGCACTCCAACCTGTTTATCAGATGATCCAAAAGGTGGCTCCCGCCAATTCTACAATCCTCATCTTAGGAGAGAGCGGTGTCGGGAAAGAACTTGTTGCCGAAGCCATCCATTATGCCAGCACGAGGGCCGGACGGGCTTTTGTAAAACTCAACTGTGCGGCTTTGCCTGAAACAATCATAGAAAGTGAATTGTTTGGCCATGAGAAAGGAGCCTTTACCGGGGCGCTTAATCCTAGGAAAGGCCGCTTTGAGCTAGCCCAGGAGGGCACGCTGTTTCTGGATGAGATTGGGGAGATCAGCCCTGGAATTCAAGCGAAGCTCCTCAGGGTTCTTCAAGAGAGAGAGTTCGAGCGCGTTGGAGGGTCTGTCACCATAAAAGTTGATGTGCGAATCATCGCCGCTACAAATAAAAACCTAGAAGAAAAAGTGAGGTCCGGGGAGTTCCGGGAAGATCTTTTTTATAGATTGAATATTATTCCCATCACGGTTCCCCCTCTTCGAGCCAGACCGACGGATATCCTCCTTCTTAGTGATTTCTTTATAGAAAAATACAACCATCTGAACGGCAAAGATGTTCACCGTATTTCGACATCCGCCATTGATATGCTCATTTCATATCATTGGCCCGGGAATGTTCGGGAGCTTGAGAACTCGATAGAACGGGCGGTTATTCTCAGCGAAGACCGCGTTATTCACGGTTATCATCTGCCTCCGTCTCTCCAGATGGCAGATCCGCATCTGGGGACTCGGGAGATCCATGGAACCCTTCAGCAAAAATTGGATTCCATTGAGTATGAAATGATTGTAGAAACACTAAAATCTACGAGAGGAAATCTGTCTCGGGCAGCGGAGCAGTTGGGGCTTACCAACAGGATGATGGGCATCCGTGCCAGAAAATACAACATTGATTTTAAGACATTTCGGCGCAATAATTCTTTTCTGTTGGCTGATGAAGCCTCCTGTGGCTGA
- a CDS encoding HD domain-containing phosphohydrolase translates to MSKVSRRFNLLLILSVALSVFISSISITAYLLFSNEQDGHVKDQIQLKALSDHIRIFLDHAISVNYQLSINPEIKDTILNADENWEIRSETYRNLYDTESPLSDSSGYPLLGQVQNQYDFVELFFIQDHNGYQTARSYGDLGERENRWWFREMALNQDYRSFISHSYFSLTGAKPVASIFHPIWDQGQFIGIMGMNINFHKFQEIVESSLVLEDMYAIVTDTEGVVIAHPDSAILSEMFNLKTMKRSVLGPDVSELNGQGYLNHEEYNIDWPQEISEAVVKGIAGETGYYENVQFSGNAQNIYYAPLSLSGIVNKNTHYAVLLIHNRSSLLRTRNIIFFSILSFILVSIALLYFVFRNRFHKQIIHPLELLIDSMKSGDMDHFKEIKLDTDDEFCLLSQTYNELRRNLADANKNLKNKVDFLKESESGYRAFAEVGLALSTERNVNRLMELILDEAEKLTRADGGTLYLYNPEKNHLEFSILHNQSMGIRQGGVRGDPIGLPPVPLIRDGKPNTANVSSHAAVTGKVINISNVYETGESFDFSGVVEYDKLNNYRSESMLVIPMKNMSGDLIGVIQLINARSQDLCAVQPFSDFSEKLIISLASQAAVALTNVQLGKNLEELFNAFIRSIAAAIDEKSAYTGGHIRRVVILTMYIAAEVNRNQMGKYGPVLFNEEELEELRLAAWMHDIGKITTPENVMDKRTKLERMQDGIEIIEARYRMMGSMGCNEARQADWDELEEEFEFLKSCNSSSEYLSDENLKRLKEISGKSYTYKDQSYPYLTENELYNLSIRKGNLNPEERKQVEHHAQMTFQILEELPFPGHLSRVGDYASMHHEKLDGSGYPRGLKADQIPLQARIITLADIFEALTAMDRPYREPMKLSKALKIMKGMVSEGHLDEDLMDIFLRSGSLTRYATEELNPEQVDMDLPIPDDQD, encoded by the coding sequence ATGAGTAAAGTCTCCCGCAGATTCAATTTGCTGCTGATCCTGTCTGTCGCTTTATCCGTTTTCATCTCATCCATATCCATTACGGCTTACCTCTTATTTAGTAATGAGCAAGATGGACATGTGAAAGACCAAATACAGCTGAAGGCTCTGAGTGATCACATCCGGATTTTTCTGGATCATGCGATTTCAGTGAATTACCAACTCTCCATTAATCCTGAGATCAAAGACACCATCCTCAATGCCGATGAAAACTGGGAGATAAGGTCTGAGACATACCGAAATCTCTATGATACAGAATCTCCTTTGAGTGACAGCTCTGGTTATCCTTTATTAGGACAGGTTCAGAATCAGTACGATTTTGTAGAACTCTTTTTCATACAGGATCACAATGGGTATCAAACGGCCAGATCCTATGGTGACTTGGGAGAAAGAGAAAACCGTTGGTGGTTTAGAGAAATGGCACTCAATCAGGACTACCGTTCCTTTATTTCCCACTCCTATTTCTCATTGACCGGTGCCAAGCCGGTGGCTTCGATTTTTCATCCTATCTGGGACCAGGGACAGTTCATCGGAATCATGGGGATGAATATCAATTTTCATAAATTTCAGGAGATTGTTGAATCTTCCCTGGTTTTGGAAGATATGTATGCCATTGTTACCGATACGGAAGGCGTGGTGATCGCTCATCCTGATAGTGCAATTCTCTCCGAAATGTTCAATCTTAAAACTATGAAACGTTCCGTCTTGGGGCCTGATGTCTCAGAGCTCAATGGCCAGGGATATTTAAATCATGAGGAATACAACATTGACTGGCCTCAGGAAATCAGTGAAGCCGTTGTAAAAGGCATTGCAGGAGAGACAGGCTATTATGAAAATGTCCAATTTTCTGGGAATGCTCAGAATATTTATTATGCTCCCTTGTCTCTCTCCGGGATCGTAAACAAGAATACCCACTATGCGGTGCTGCTTATTCACAATAGGTCCTCCCTTCTAAGAACTCGGAACATCATTTTCTTTTCTATTTTGTCATTCATCCTTGTTTCCATTGCCCTCCTGTATTTTGTGTTTCGAAATCGATTTCACAAACAGATTATTCATCCTCTGGAGCTGCTCATTGATTCCATGAAATCCGGAGACATGGACCATTTTAAGGAGATTAAACTAGACACGGATGATGAGTTTTGCCTCTTGTCCCAGACCTACAATGAGCTGAGGCGTAATCTTGCAGATGCCAACAAAAACCTGAAGAATAAAGTAGACTTCCTGAAAGAGAGCGAAAGCGGATATAGGGCATTTGCCGAGGTCGGTCTTGCCCTTTCTACAGAAAGGAATGTGAATCGATTAATGGAATTGATTCTGGATGAAGCCGAAAAATTGACAAGGGCTGACGGCGGTACCCTGTATCTTTATAACCCCGAAAAGAACCACCTTGAATTTTCAATTCTACATAATCAGTCCATGGGCATTCGCCAGGGGGGAGTGCGTGGAGATCCCATCGGACTTCCTCCAGTTCCTTTGATCAGGGACGGAAAACCGAATACAGCCAATGTTTCCTCTCATGCCGCTGTGACCGGAAAGGTCATAAATATTTCCAATGTCTATGAAACCGGAGAAAGCTTTGATTTTTCCGGTGTTGTCGAATATGACAAACTGAATAATTATCGCTCTGAATCCATGCTGGTTATTCCCATGAAGAACATGTCCGGAGATTTGATAGGAGTGATTCAACTGATCAACGCCCGGAGTCAGGACCTCTGTGCTGTTCAGCCCTTCTCTGATTTTTCAGAGAAATTGATCATCTCTTTAGCCTCTCAAGCCGCTGTCGCCTTGACCAATGTCCAGCTAGGCAAGAATTTGGAAGAGCTCTTCAATGCCTTTATCCGCAGTATTGCCGCTGCCATTGATGAAAAATCTGCCTATACGGGTGGTCATATCAGGCGTGTAGTTATTTTGACCATGTATATCGCCGCCGAGGTGAACCGTAACCAAATGGGAAAGTACGGACCTGTCCTCTTTAATGAAGAGGAGTTGGAGGAACTGCGACTGGCTGCATGGATGCATGATATCGGCAAGATCACGACCCCTGAAAATGTGATGGATAAAAGGACCAAGCTCGAGAGAATGCAAGATGGTATTGAGATCATTGAAGCCCGGTACAGAATGATGGGGTCCATGGGTTGCAACGAAGCACGGCAGGCAGATTGGGATGAACTGGAAGAAGAGTTTGAATTTTTGAAAAGCTGTAATAGCAGTTCAGAATACTTAAGTGATGAAAACCTGAAGAGACTCAAAGAAATCAGTGGGAAAAGTTATACCTATAAGGATCAATCCTATCCTTATTTGACCGAAAATGAGTTGTACAATCTCTCTATTCGCAAAGGAAATCTGAATCCTGAAGAACGGAAGCAGGTCGAACACCATGCTCAGATGACCTTCCAGATTCTTGAAGAGTTGCCCTTTCCTGGCCATCTGTCCAGGGTGGGGGATTATGCATCCATGCATCATGAAAAGCTTGATGGCTCAGGCTATCCCCGGGGACTCAAAGCCGACCAGATTCCCCTGCAGGCCAGGATCATCACACTAGCCGATATTTTCGAGGCACTCACCGCCATGGATCGTCCTTACCGTGAACCCATGAAACTATCCAAGGCTCTAAAAATCATGAAAGGAATGGTCTCGGAGGGACATTTGGATGAAGATCTGATGGACATCTTTCTACGGAGCGGGAGTTTGACCCGCTATGCTACAGAAGAATTGAATCCGGAACAGGTCGATATGGATCTTCCCATTCCGGATGACCAAGATTAA
- a CDS encoding glycosyltransferase codes for MNQKYKLAFVCGKLGDVDGVSLEVDKWIEVLGSLGHEVYAIAGSFASDLPMVPEQKRLEVPELCFDSDFQKNIELLMFPHIIPGNRSNLSEHNRKELLEDLDLKGAEAADTIHRFLLDNKIDCLIAQNTNAMPMTLIGGSAVYKLASEYKMSVIFHHHDFWWERSRFSGNHMEDLLKEIMPPDDPSLEHVVISSYAAHNLRTIKRVNPHIVPNCEDFDHPPVKDEYNSTFRMDLGFKEDDILFLQPTRIVPRKRIEDSILLVSQFQMKYPELKERIRFVISLYQGDELDDSYVTGIQSLAESVGVHLDLIADRVASIRGVDAQGRKLYTNRDVLVNSDIVTYLPIWEGFGNALLETVAARVPLIVATYLVYKTDIMNRGLECVEIRDDYDEKGNLIIPENCLGQIYQFIQDPGVRAIRTENSFNAMKKAFGMPVLEKKLESILGAYGDEILASRRRLSKSNTTFAV; via the coding sequence ATGAATCAGAAATACAAGCTGGCTTTTGTATGCGGAAAACTGGGCGACGTTGACGGCGTGTCCCTTGAAGTTGATAAATGGATCGAAGTCCTGGGTTCTCTGGGACATGAAGTCTACGCCATTGCGGGATCTTTTGCCTCCGATCTCCCCATGGTGCCCGAACAAAAAAGACTGGAGGTCCCAGAACTGTGTTTTGATTCGGATTTCCAAAAAAATATAGAGCTTTTGATGTTTCCCCATATCATTCCGGGAAACAGAAGCAATCTTTCTGAGCATAATCGGAAAGAACTTCTGGAGGATCTGGATTTAAAGGGAGCCGAAGCAGCGGATACTATCCATCGTTTTCTCCTCGATAACAAGATTGACTGCCTTATCGCCCAGAATACAAATGCAATGCCCATGACACTCATCGGTGGTTCTGCCGTATATAAACTGGCATCGGAGTACAAGATGTCTGTGATATTTCATCACCATGATTTCTGGTGGGAGCGGAGCCGTTTCAGCGGGAATCATATGGAAGATCTTCTGAAAGAAATCATGCCGCCCGATGATCCCTCTTTGGAACATGTTGTGATCTCTTCTTATGCTGCCCATAATCTAAGGACCATTAAGCGGGTGAATCCGCACATCGTCCCCAATTGTGAAGATTTTGACCATCCTCCGGTGAAAGATGAGTACAACAGCACATTTCGGATGGATCTGGGGTTCAAAGAGGATGATATCCTGTTCCTCCAGCCAACTAGAATTGTTCCCCGGAAACGGATTGAAGATTCTATTTTGCTCGTATCCCAGTTTCAAATGAAATATCCGGAGTTAAAAGAGCGTATCCGTTTTGTTATTTCATTGTATCAGGGGGATGAACTGGATGACAGTTATGTCACAGGTATTCAATCCCTTGCAGAGAGTGTAGGCGTGCATCTGGATCTGATTGCTGATCGTGTTGCCTCTATTCGGGGTGTTGATGCACAAGGCCGGAAATTATATACAAACAGGGATGTTCTCGTAAATTCAGACATAGTCACCTATTTGCCCATCTGGGAAGGTTTTGGGAATGCCCTTTTAGAAACTGTCGCTGCCAGAGTGCCCCTCATTGTGGCCACTTACCTGGTCTATAAGACAGACATTATGAACCGGGGCCTGGAATGCGTCGAAATTAGGGATGATTATGATGAAAAAGGGAATTTGATCATTCCCGAGAACTGCCTGGGCCAAATTTATCAGTTTATTCAGGATCCTGGTGTCAGAGCCATTAGGACCGAAAACAGCTTTAATGCCATGAAGAAAGCCTTTGGAATGCCCGTATTGGAAAAAAAGCTGGAGAGCATTTTAGGGGCTTACGGAGATGAAATCCTGGCTTCCCGCAGACGCCTTTCCAAGAGTAATACTACTTTTGCAGTTTAA
- a CDS encoding AzlD domain-containing protein, giving the protein MSGQEVLMLAGMTAVTFLIRYILLALADRFQMPDLMERALYYVPPAVLTAIIMPSVLLPEGSWDISWQNAYIFGSLAALTAGSLWRKHTLMASIASGLFVFFLWRFLFI; this is encoded by the coding sequence ATGAGCGGCCAGGAAGTTCTTATGCTGGCAGGTATGACGGCTGTCACATTTCTTATTCGGTATATACTCCTGGCTTTGGCCGATCGTTTCCAAATGCCCGATTTGATGGAGAGAGCCCTCTATTATGTTCCTCCGGCGGTACTGACGGCCATCATTATGCCATCTGTCCTACTTCCCGAAGGCTCTTGGGATATCAGTTGGCAGAATGCCTACATCTTTGGTTCTTTGGCAGCTTTAACTGCAGGTTCTTTGTGGAGAAAGCATACTTTGATGGCTTCTATTGCCAGCGGTCTGTTCGTTTTCTTTCTGTGGCGTTTCCTATTTATCTGA
- a CDS encoding AzlC family ABC transporter permease codes for MKNMSRTKEFINGTRGAIPLLLGTAPFGLIYGTLAVTAGLSNAAAMVMSLLVFAGSAQFIAVGLVAAGAPTLIIVFTTLVVNLRHMLYSATLLPYLRTLPQRWRIPLAFWLTDEAFAVSVVRYRQEDHSPLKHWYQLGASLAMYVNWQFWCALGLLLGSRIPDATSWGLDFAMPVTFIGMTIPFVRNKPALICVISAGAVSLMTGFFPFKLGLIVAALAGVAAGLLTEKSLSIKAVLKEDRA; via the coding sequence ATGAAAAATATGAGTAGGACTAAAGAATTTATAAATGGAACACGAGGGGCTATTCCCCTCCTTCTCGGAACGGCTCCCTTCGGACTGATATACGGAACTCTGGCGGTGACGGCAGGACTTTCCAACGCCGCTGCTATGGTTATGTCTCTCCTTGTTTTTGCCGGTTCGGCCCAGTTCATTGCTGTTGGTCTCGTGGCGGCTGGAGCTCCCACTTTAATCATTGTATTTACAACCCTTGTGGTGAATCTCAGACATATGCTGTACAGCGCCACTCTTCTTCCCTATTTGAGGACTCTTCCCCAAAGATGGAGAATCCCTCTGGCTTTCTGGTTGACTGACGAGGCCTTTGCCGTTTCGGTGGTCAGGTATCGGCAGGAAGATCATTCACCCTTAAAACACTGGTATCAGCTGGGCGCTTCTTTAGCCATGTATGTCAATTGGCAGTTTTGGTGTGCCCTGGGACTCCTCCTTGGAAGCCGTATTCCCGACGCCACATCCTGGGGGCTGGATTTTGCCATGCCCGTGACATTTATTGGTATGACTATCCCCTTTGTGAGGAACAAACCCGCCCTCATCTGTGTCATAAGCGCTGGTGCTGTCTCTTTGATGACTGGATTTTTTCCTTTTAAGTTGGGACTCATCGTTGCCGCTCTAGCTGGAGTGGCCGCCGGATTGCTCACAGAAAAATCTCTTTCCATCAAGGCTGTATTAAAGGAGGATCGGGCATGA
- a CDS encoding SDR family NAD(P)-dependent oxidoreductase → MKTGVKQFSEEDIELCLDVLSHLAAHHDDFARLPKEQQIHFMKSAGILSKPDINQRKLRYKTKRQIKRQQIVLEERKARASTGIRQAREFEVFTAPAQLLLRDSSIENDDTLELHSPRNCYVCKAEYKKLHFFYDAMCPSCAELNYQKRFQSADLTGQVALITGSRLKIGYQATLMMLRAGATVIATTRFPVDSALRYAKEEGYKDWGDRLHIYGLDLRHTPSVEIFCSHLEEKYSRLDILINNAAQTVRRPPGFYAHMMENESRSFHDLPENTQKLLENFQVCTAKLDSVDQYDLSRESALPVSWHGKLPGVGLRESARLSQIPYTYDDTLSTEAIFPAGKLDVDLQQVDLRKTNSWRLKLGEIQTSEMLEIQLVNAVAPFVLCNRLIPMMKRDNTGQKHIVNVSAMEGKFHRFKKAERHPHTNMAKAALNMLTHTSARGLADFGIYMNAVDTGWVTDEDPVQLSKLKEELHDFQPPLDIVDGAARVCDPFFDGINTGKHWCGKFLKDYFPIDW, encoded by the coding sequence GTGAAAACCGGTGTTAAACAATTTTCAGAAGAAGACATAGAGTTGTGCCTGGATGTGCTTTCTCATTTGGCGGCACATCATGATGACTTTGCAAGACTTCCCAAAGAACAGCAGATCCACTTCATGAAATCAGCTGGAATTCTGTCTAAACCTGATATCAATCAGAGAAAGCTGAGGTATAAGACAAAACGCCAGATAAAGCGGCAGCAGATCGTTTTAGAAGAGCGGAAAGCCAGGGCTTCTACGGGAATCCGTCAAGCCAGAGAGTTTGAGGTCTTTACGGCTCCAGCTCAGCTTCTGCTTAGGGACAGCTCCATCGAAAATGATGATACTCTGGAACTTCATTCTCCCAGAAACTGCTATGTCTGTAAGGCCGAATACAAAAAGCTGCATTTTTTTTATGATGCCATGTGTCCTTCCTGTGCGGAGCTGAACTATCAAAAACGATTTCAGAGTGCCGACTTAACAGGACAGGTTGCCCTGATTACGGGTTCTCGTTTGAAAATTGGGTATCAGGCTACCCTGATGATGCTCCGAGCCGGAGCTACTGTGATTGCAACAACCCGTTTTCCCGTTGATTCGGCCCTGCGATATGCGAAAGAAGAGGGCTATAAGGATTGGGGTGACAGGCTTCACATCTATGGTCTGGATCTGAGGCATACGCCCAGTGTGGAGATATTCTGCAGCCATCTGGAAGAAAAATATAGCCGCCTGGATATCCTTATCAACAATGCGGCCCAAACAGTGAGAAGACCTCCCGGATTTTATGCCCACATGATGGAAAATGAATCAAGGTCTTTTCATGATCTGCCTGAGAACACACAGAAGCTACTGGAAAATTTTCAGGTTTGCACAGCAAAACTGGACTCAGTGGACCAATATGATCTGAGCCGGGAAAGCGCATTGCCCGTCTCCTGGCATGGGAAACTCCCGGGAGTCGGCCTCAGAGAATCGGCACGGCTATCCCAAATTCCCTATACCTATGATGATACCCTCTCTACGGAGGCCATTTTTCCCGCAGGGAAGCTGGATGTGGATCTGCAGCAGGTCGATTTGAGAAAAACCAATAGTTGGCGTCTAAAACTTGGAGAGATCCAGACTTCAGAGATGCTTGAAATACAGCTGGTCAATGCGGTGGCCCCCTTTGTGCTCTGCAACAGGCTCATCCCCATGATGAAACGGGATAATACGGGTCAAAAACACATCGTCAATGTTTCTGCTATGGAAGGTAAATTTCATCGCTTTAAAAAAGCCGAACGTCATCCCCATACCAATATGGCAAAGGCTGCATTGAACATGCTGACCCATACTTCAGCCAGAGGGTTGGCCGACTTTGGAATCTATATGAATGCGGTAGATACAGGATGGGTCACTGATGAAGACCCTGTTCAGCTTTCTAAACTGAAAGAAGAGCTACATGATTTTCAGCCGCCACTGGATATTGTTGATGGTGCTGCCAGAGTTTGTGATCCCTTTTTTGACGGTATCAATACTGGAAAACATTGGTGCGGGAAGTTTCTCAAAGATTACTTTCCCATTGATTGGTGA
- a CDS encoding iron-sulfur cluster assembly scaffold protein: MEYSVEVKEMCPISRGPKHESSPIPMEGKFRVAKEVTDISGFTHGAGWCAPQQGVCKLSLNIKEGIIEECLIETIGCSGMTHSAAMASELLTGKTILEALNTDLVCDAINVAMRELFLQIAYGRSQTAFSEGGLPVGAGLEDLGKGLVSQVGTTYGTKAKGARYLNLAEGYISKLALDKNDEIIGYEYVKTGPMMDMIIKDGKDANEAVKACTNSYGRFAEGVKFVNPRHE; this comes from the coding sequence ATGGAATACTCTGTAGAAGTAAAAGAAATGTGTCCCATTTCCAGAGGACCCAAGCATGAATCTTCGCCCATTCCGATGGAAGGAAAATTCAGGGTTGCTAAGGAAGTTACCGACATCTCCGGGTTTACCCATGGAGCCGGCTGGTGTGCACCCCAGCAGGGTGTATGTAAACTGTCATTAAACATCAAGGAAGGGATCATCGAAGAGTGTCTGATTGAAACAATCGGTTGCTCCGGGATGACTCATTCTGCGGCTATGGCCTCAGAACTGCTCACAGGAAAGACTATTCTGGAAGCCCTCAATACCGACCTTGTTTGTGATGCAATCAATGTTGCCATGAGAGAACTGTTTCTTCAGATCGCCTATGGTCGTTCCCAGACTGCGTTCTCAGAGGGTGGACTGCCCGTGGGTGCCGGATTGGAAGACCTTGGTAAAGGACTCGTTTCCCAGGTGGGAACCACCTATGGTACAAAGGCCAAGGGTGCCAGGTACCTTAATCTTGCCGAAGGTTATATTAGCAAACTGGCTCTGGATAAGAATGATGAGATCATCGGTTATGAGTATGTAAAAACAGGACCCATGATGGATATGATTATCAAAGACGGTAAAGACGCCAATGAAGCGGTTAAAGCCTGTACTAATAGCTATGGTCGTTTTGCCGAGGGTGTGAAATTTGTTAACCCGAGACACGAGTAG